Proteins encoded within one genomic window of Benincasa hispida cultivar B227 unplaced genomic scaffold, ASM972705v1 Contig66, whole genome shotgun sequence:
- the LOC120069899 gene encoding cyclin-dependent protein kinase inhibitor SMR3-like, with product MASEFQEISLTLPDQISFSAITPQPTFRLNQIDFIFSLNNEPDRLAPAESISAVDDDDDGFRTPVSSDHKIPVVRHCPPAPKRPKPISLSRTSSMRASGVRRGFRVYISDEIVDSIFCSDLLHQKSKKKARKDDDDNGGE from the coding sequence ATGGCCTCAGAATTCCAAGAAATCTCCCTCACGTTGCCTGATCAGATCTCCTTCTCCGCCATTACGCCACAGCCGACCTTCCGCCTCAACCAGATCGACTTCATCTTCTCTCTAAATAATGAACCTGATCGCCTCGCTCCAGCTGAATCGATCTCCGCCGTTGACGATGATGACGACGGTTTCAGAACGCCCGTCTCTTCAGATCATAAGATTCCTGTGGTTCGACACTGTCCGCCGGCTCCTAAAAGACCGAAACCGATCTCCTTGTCGAGAACCTCGTCGATGAGGGCTTCCGGCGTTCGTAGAGGTTTTCGAGTGTATATCTCTGATGAAATCGTTGATTCCATCTTCTGCTCCGATTTGCTGCATCAGAAGAGTAAGAAGAAAGCTCGGAAGGACGATGATGATAATGGCGGtgaataa